A single Cyclopterus lumpus isolate fCycLum1 chromosome 1, fCycLum1.pri, whole genome shotgun sequence DNA region contains:
- the LOC117737128 gene encoding uncharacterized protein LOC117737128 isoform X3 — MHNTNSQHSRVGFTKEVMHNQNYKAGHNKKGQNYTTKNNPHVNKQQQKKKPEGQKNHHQQKDGWKPANKGGSHQMQPWGKGGRYRQNKNDKQDVQEKHKRSMSQEFKDQNAVLVDGRLICRHFLWGRCIKDDDCQLEHVKGHNNLVKEVCKFYVQGLCTKGESCPYMHESFPCKFFHRKGKCFQGADCRFSHEPLNDLTKQLLHEILKRDDDLYELSKKKAEQEPPGQPENTDESEVTEASGTCTDILLQPRRPNFYNSGETNAEKETLLYQTEKLADVMEEADPPSASDAAQPYTPPSSNLKHEEPVCYSVAAVLGPQLFKPFPCFFTTPESQESGSSVSANPSEVPYSVDAVLRSCKSVENSTFRRTPAPPTAQNVFYTPITDFEQITVPMLSSETQDAKFLHSVNARKEVNNSQEKVFKSLSSLQVHTSLLSKNCPSPSLASRDNETQGGKMPESIKPAQRTTYKVKLELLHSPATGVDKYVLSKGDMKGCMHVPLDMTCSDTCKSEGVLPFVRTRRKHIFSSPTSTSKNPTQLRLHLPVLTSDSEASKKPFSPILHFTDFKGGAAVPVEPVTRSFKTSDSANSASCHFVEKQPTKIHLHSKKTQSGLNHDTQQPNSTEIPAECSSKTAHDLAVGCKKTRKTPFNNLFASPITDTLQPVDNSVPSSSCPRGFIQSSCPAPQPAGCRSNCVKRAVEPDKAPDRSFLSFFAAALSAPPLQSIQTQPDYSRTSSCSQQSKQSVDNASHLSNSKPSTSDLETPLQHQVNTVKEIYCATRSACFSPNPKIENYDSSTEHIKKPTKQMLNPVCSLDSLGETSTSPTPCGNSPSTTGAHQQLPYIASDKEADTVNNSVLKTLFLCLGPYHQDGEQQGSIQISVTSDSRLQVQPSPDNTAAHSTEHQPSLQTPQIPFEGTAGSIFSSPGTTELQVINSGTCNMLGQPVAALKQHHTRSRQKKQAGDVAVKPLKDLFQVFHFGH, encoded by the exons ATGCATAACACTAATAGCCAACATTCAAGAGTTGGCTTCACCAAAGAAGTGATGCATAATCAAAATTACAAAGCTGGTCACAATAAAAAAGGTCAGAATTACACGACTAAAAATAACCCTCATGTgaacaagcagcagcagaaaaagaaGCCGGAGGGGCAGAAAAATCACCATCAacagaaagatggatggaaaccTGCCAATAAAGGGGGAAGCCATCAGATGCAACCTTGGGGAAAAGGTGGAAGatacagacaaaataaaaatgacaagcAG GACGtccaagaaaaacataaaaggtCCATGTCCCAGGAGTTCAAGGACCAGAATGCCGTGTTGGTGGATGGGCGCTTAATTTGTCGTCATTTCCTTTGGGGAAGGTGCATCAAG GATGACGACTGCCAACTGGAACATGTTAAGGGACACAACAATCTCGTCAAAGAAGTGTGCAAGTTCTACGTTCAAGGACTTTGCACAAAGGGGGAGAGCTGCCCCTACATGCATG AGTCCTTTCCTTGCAAGTTCTTccacagaaaaggaaaatgttttcaAGGAGCAGATTGCAGGTTTTCCCACGAGCCACTTAATGACCTCACAAAACAACTGTTGCATGAG ATATTAAAACGTGATGATGACCTCTATgaactttcaaaaaaaaaagctgaacagGAGCCGCCAGGACAGCCAGAGAACACAGATGAGTCAGAAGTTACAGAAGCAAGTGGGACTTGCACTGATATACTCCTGCAACCACGCAG gCCTAACTTTTACAACAGCGGAGAAACAAATGCTGAGAAGGAAACCTTGTTATATCAGACTGAAAAGCTGGCTGATGTCATGGAGGAAGCTGATCCGCCAAGTGCATCAGATGCTGCCCAACCGTACACCCCCCCGTCAAGTAACCTTAAACACGAGGAGCCAGTTTGTTATTCAGTTGCAGCAGTGCTTGGACCTCAATTATTCAAACCTTTCCCTTGTTTCTTTACAACTCCAGAAAGTCAAGAATCTGGCAGTTCAGTCTCTGCAAACCCAAGCGAAGTTCCCTACTCTGTGGATGCTGTTCTCAGGTCTTGTAAATCAGTGGAAAATTCTACCTTTAGACGCACACCTGCCCCCCCTACTGCACAAAATGTGTTCTATACCCCAATAACTGACTTTGAACAGATCACTGTTCCTATGCTGAGCTCAGAAACCCAAGATGCGAAGTTCTTGCATTCGGTAAATGCTAGAAAGGAAGTGAACAATTCCCAGGAAAAAGTATTCAAGAGCCTGTCATCCCTCCAAGTGCACACCAGTCTGCTTTCAAAGAACTGCCCTAGTCCTAGTCTGGCCTCCAGGGATAACGAGACACAAGGTGGCAAAATGCCAGAATCAATTAAACCTGCTCAAAGAACTACTTATAAGGTCAAGTTGGAGTTGCTGCATTCTCCTGCCACTGGAGTAGATAAGTATGTGTTATCCAAAGGAGATATGAAAGGATGCATGCACGTACCTTTGGATATGACATGCTCTGACACCTGTAAAAGTGAAGGTGTTCTTCCTTTTGTACGCACTAggcgcaaacacattttttcaagTCCAACATCTACTTCCAAAAATCCTACACAGTTGAGGCTCCATCTCCCTGTTCTGACATCTGACTCGGAAGCTTCAAAAAAGCCTTTTTCTCctattttacatttcacagaCTTTAAAGGTGGAGCTGCTGTTCCTGTTGAACCTGTCACCCGCTCCTTTAAGACAAGTGATTCTGCAAACTCTGCCAGTTGTCATTTTGTAGAAAAACAACCAACTAAGATCCACCTGCACTCCAAAAAGACACAATCTGGCCTCAACCATGACACACAACAACCGAATTCAACTGAAATCCCAGCCGagtgcagcagtaaaacagcaCACGATTTGGCAGTCGGATGTAAAAAGACCCGTAAAACACCCTTTAATAACCTTTTCGCAAGTCCCATTACTGACACTCTGCAGCCCGTAGACAATTCTGTACCAAGTTCTTCTTGTCCTCGAGGCTTCATTCAATCTTCCTGTCCTGCTCCACAGCCTGCAGGTTGCAGGAGTAATTGTGTTAAAAGGGCAGTTGAACCTGACAAAGCCCCTGACAGGTCCTTCCTCAGCTTTTTTGCTGCCGCTCTCAGTGCTCCTCCTCTCCAAAGCATCCAAACTCAACCAGATTATTCAAGGACTTCCTCCTGCTCTCAACAGTCAAAGCAGTCCGTTGATAATGCATCTCATTTATCAAACTCCAAACCAAGTACTTCTGATTTAGAGACACCTCTTCAACACCAGGTTAATACGGTCAAAGAAATATATTGTGCGACAAGATCCGCCTGTTTCTCTCCTAATCCTAAAATAGAAAATTATGACAGCTCAACGGAGCACATAAAAAAACCTACAAAGCAGATGCTGAATCCCGTCTGTAGCCTTGATTCTCTCGGTGAGACATCTACCAGTCCAACTCCTTGTGGTAACAGTCCTTCTACAACCGGTGCTCATCAGCAGCTGCCATACATCGCATCCGACAAAG AAGCAGACACTGTAAACAATTCAGTTCTGAAGACACTCTTCCTGTGCCTGGGCCCGTACCACCAGGATGGAGAGCAACAGGGCAGTATTCAGATCAGTGTCACTTCAG
- the LOC117737128 gene encoding uncharacterized protein LOC117737128 isoform X2 yields the protein MAFANLFSGLSAVEEGVKSPGQPAFTHRNDTESGQRGNARKRKIQVEQTGPYKKKLRYESQTTRSYNATSFREDDSNATHYHMHNTNSQHSRVGFTKEQQKKKPEGQKNHHQQKDGWKPANKGGSHQMQPWGKGGRYRQNKNDKQDVQEKHKRSMSQEFKDQNAVLVDGRLICRHFLWGRCIKDDDCQLEHVKGHNNLVKEVCKFYVQGLCTKGESCPYMHESFPCKFFHRKGKCFQGADCRFSHEPLNDLTKQLLHEILKRDDDLYELSKKKAEQEPPGQPENTDESEVTEASGTCTDILLQPRRPNFYNSGETNAEKETLLYQTEKLADVMEEADPPSASDAAQPYTPPSSNLKHEEPVCYSVAAVLGPQLFKPFPCFFTTPESQESGSSVSANPSEVPYSVDAVLRSCKSVENSTFRRTPAPPTAQNVFYTPITDFEQITVPMLSSETQDAKFLHSVNARKEVNNSQEKVFKSLSSLQVHTSLLSKNCPSPSLASRDNETQGGKMPESIKPAQRTTYKVKLELLHSPATGVDKYVLSKGDMKGCMHVPLDMTCSDTCKSEGVLPFVRTRRKHIFSSPTSTSKNPTQLRLHLPVLTSDSEASKKPFSPILHFTDFKGGAAVPVEPVTRSFKTSDSANSASCHFVEKQPTKIHLHSKKTQSGLNHDTQQPNSTEIPAECSSKTAHDLAVGCKKTRKTPFNNLFASPITDTLQPVDNSVPSSSCPRGFIQSSCPAPQPAGCRSNCVKRAVEPDKAPDRSFLSFFAAALSAPPLQSIQTQPDYSRTSSCSQQSKQSVDNASHLSNSKPSTSDLETPLQHQVNTVKEIYCATRSACFSPNPKIENYDSSTEHIKKPTKQMLNPVCSLDSLGETSTSPTPCGNSPSTTGAHQQLPYIASDKEADTVNNSVLKTLFLCLGPYHQDGEQQGSIQISVTSDSRLQVQPSPDNTAAHSTEHQPSLQTPQIPFEGTAGSIFSSPGTTELQVINSGTCNMLGQPVAALKQHHTRSRQKKQAGDVAVKPLKDLFQVFHFGH from the exons ATGGCCTTCGCAAACCTGTTCTCGGGACTATCTGCTGTCGAAGAAGGTGTCAAGAGCCCTGGTCAACCCGCCTTTACGCACAG gaaCGACActgagagtggtcaaagaggcAATGCCAGAAAGAGGAAAATCCAGGTTGAGCAGACTGGCCCTTATAAAAAG AAGCTACGTTACGAATCCCAAACAACCAGAAGTTATAATGCTACATCCTTCAGGGAAGATGACTCCAATGCCACACACTACCATATGCATAACACTAATAGCCAACATTCAAGAGTTGGCTTCACCAAAGAA cagcagaaaaagaaGCCGGAGGGGCAGAAAAATCACCATCAacagaaagatggatggaaaccTGCCAATAAAGGGGGAAGCCATCAGATGCAACCTTGGGGAAAAGGTGGAAGatacagacaaaataaaaatgacaagcAG GACGtccaagaaaaacataaaaggtCCATGTCCCAGGAGTTCAAGGACCAGAATGCCGTGTTGGTGGATGGGCGCTTAATTTGTCGTCATTTCCTTTGGGGAAGGTGCATCAAG GATGACGACTGCCAACTGGAACATGTTAAGGGACACAACAATCTCGTCAAAGAAGTGTGCAAGTTCTACGTTCAAGGACTTTGCACAAAGGGGGAGAGCTGCCCCTACATGCATG AGTCCTTTCCTTGCAAGTTCTTccacagaaaaggaaaatgttttcaAGGAGCAGATTGCAGGTTTTCCCACGAGCCACTTAATGACCTCACAAAACAACTGTTGCATGAG ATATTAAAACGTGATGATGACCTCTATgaactttcaaaaaaaaaagctgaacagGAGCCGCCAGGACAGCCAGAGAACACAGATGAGTCAGAAGTTACAGAAGCAAGTGGGACTTGCACTGATATACTCCTGCAACCACGCAG gCCTAACTTTTACAACAGCGGAGAAACAAATGCTGAGAAGGAAACCTTGTTATATCAGACTGAAAAGCTGGCTGATGTCATGGAGGAAGCTGATCCGCCAAGTGCATCAGATGCTGCCCAACCGTACACCCCCCCGTCAAGTAACCTTAAACACGAGGAGCCAGTTTGTTATTCAGTTGCAGCAGTGCTTGGACCTCAATTATTCAAACCTTTCCCTTGTTTCTTTACAACTCCAGAAAGTCAAGAATCTGGCAGTTCAGTCTCTGCAAACCCAAGCGAAGTTCCCTACTCTGTGGATGCTGTTCTCAGGTCTTGTAAATCAGTGGAAAATTCTACCTTTAGACGCACACCTGCCCCCCCTACTGCACAAAATGTGTTCTATACCCCAATAACTGACTTTGAACAGATCACTGTTCCTATGCTGAGCTCAGAAACCCAAGATGCGAAGTTCTTGCATTCGGTAAATGCTAGAAAGGAAGTGAACAATTCCCAGGAAAAAGTATTCAAGAGCCTGTCATCCCTCCAAGTGCACACCAGTCTGCTTTCAAAGAACTGCCCTAGTCCTAGTCTGGCCTCCAGGGATAACGAGACACAAGGTGGCAAAATGCCAGAATCAATTAAACCTGCTCAAAGAACTACTTATAAGGTCAAGTTGGAGTTGCTGCATTCTCCTGCCACTGGAGTAGATAAGTATGTGTTATCCAAAGGAGATATGAAAGGATGCATGCACGTACCTTTGGATATGACATGCTCTGACACCTGTAAAAGTGAAGGTGTTCTTCCTTTTGTACGCACTAggcgcaaacacattttttcaagTCCAACATCTACTTCCAAAAATCCTACACAGTTGAGGCTCCATCTCCCTGTTCTGACATCTGACTCGGAAGCTTCAAAAAAGCCTTTTTCTCctattttacatttcacagaCTTTAAAGGTGGAGCTGCTGTTCCTGTTGAACCTGTCACCCGCTCCTTTAAGACAAGTGATTCTGCAAACTCTGCCAGTTGTCATTTTGTAGAAAAACAACCAACTAAGATCCACCTGCACTCCAAAAAGACACAATCTGGCCTCAACCATGACACACAACAACCGAATTCAACTGAAATCCCAGCCGagtgcagcagtaaaacagcaCACGATTTGGCAGTCGGATGTAAAAAGACCCGTAAAACACCCTTTAATAACCTTTTCGCAAGTCCCATTACTGACACTCTGCAGCCCGTAGACAATTCTGTACCAAGTTCTTCTTGTCCTCGAGGCTTCATTCAATCTTCCTGTCCTGCTCCACAGCCTGCAGGTTGCAGGAGTAATTGTGTTAAAAGGGCAGTTGAACCTGACAAAGCCCCTGACAGGTCCTTCCTCAGCTTTTTTGCTGCCGCTCTCAGTGCTCCTCCTCTCCAAAGCATCCAAACTCAACCAGATTATTCAAGGACTTCCTCCTGCTCTCAACAGTCAAAGCAGTCCGTTGATAATGCATCTCATTTATCAAACTCCAAACCAAGTACTTCTGATTTAGAGACACCTCTTCAACACCAGGTTAATACGGTCAAAGAAATATATTGTGCGACAAGATCCGCCTGTTTCTCTCCTAATCCTAAAATAGAAAATTATGACAGCTCAACGGAGCACATAAAAAAACCTACAAAGCAGATGCTGAATCCCGTCTGTAGCCTTGATTCTCTCGGTGAGACATCTACCAGTCCAACTCCTTGTGGTAACAGTCCTTCTACAACCGGTGCTCATCAGCAGCTGCCATACATCGCATCCGACAAAG AAGCAGACACTGTAAACAATTCAGTTCTGAAGACACTCTTCCTGTGCCTGGGCCCGTACCACCAGGATGGAGAGCAACAGGGCAGTATTCAGATCAGTGTCACTTCAG
- the LOC117737128 gene encoding uncharacterized protein LOC117737128 isoform X1 → MAFANLFSGLSAVEEGVKSPGQPAFTHRNDTESGQRGNARKRKIQVEQTGPYKKKLRYESQTTRSYNATSFREDDSNATHYHMHNTNSQHSRVGFTKEVMHNQNYKAGHNKKGQNYTTKNNPHVNKQQQKKKPEGQKNHHQQKDGWKPANKGGSHQMQPWGKGGRYRQNKNDKQDVQEKHKRSMSQEFKDQNAVLVDGRLICRHFLWGRCIKDDDCQLEHVKGHNNLVKEVCKFYVQGLCTKGESCPYMHESFPCKFFHRKGKCFQGADCRFSHEPLNDLTKQLLHEILKRDDDLYELSKKKAEQEPPGQPENTDESEVTEASGTCTDILLQPRRPNFYNSGETNAEKETLLYQTEKLADVMEEADPPSASDAAQPYTPPSSNLKHEEPVCYSVAAVLGPQLFKPFPCFFTTPESQESGSSVSANPSEVPYSVDAVLRSCKSVENSTFRRTPAPPTAQNVFYTPITDFEQITVPMLSSETQDAKFLHSVNARKEVNNSQEKVFKSLSSLQVHTSLLSKNCPSPSLASRDNETQGGKMPESIKPAQRTTYKVKLELLHSPATGVDKYVLSKGDMKGCMHVPLDMTCSDTCKSEGVLPFVRTRRKHIFSSPTSTSKNPTQLRLHLPVLTSDSEASKKPFSPILHFTDFKGGAAVPVEPVTRSFKTSDSANSASCHFVEKQPTKIHLHSKKTQSGLNHDTQQPNSTEIPAECSSKTAHDLAVGCKKTRKTPFNNLFASPITDTLQPVDNSVPSSSCPRGFIQSSCPAPQPAGCRSNCVKRAVEPDKAPDRSFLSFFAAALSAPPLQSIQTQPDYSRTSSCSQQSKQSVDNASHLSNSKPSTSDLETPLQHQVNTVKEIYCATRSACFSPNPKIENYDSSTEHIKKPTKQMLNPVCSLDSLGETSTSPTPCGNSPSTTGAHQQLPYIASDKEADTVNNSVLKTLFLCLGPYHQDGEQQGSIQISVTSDSRLQVQPSPDNTAAHSTEHQPSLQTPQIPFEGTAGSIFSSPGTTELQVINSGTCNMLGQPVAALKQHHTRSRQKKQAGDVAVKPLKDLFQVFHFGH, encoded by the exons ATGGCCTTCGCAAACCTGTTCTCGGGACTATCTGCTGTCGAAGAAGGTGTCAAGAGCCCTGGTCAACCCGCCTTTACGCACAG gaaCGACActgagagtggtcaaagaggcAATGCCAGAAAGAGGAAAATCCAGGTTGAGCAGACTGGCCCTTATAAAAAG AAGCTACGTTACGAATCCCAAACAACCAGAAGTTATAATGCTACATCCTTCAGGGAAGATGACTCCAATGCCACACACTACCATATGCATAACACTAATAGCCAACATTCAAGAGTTGGCTTCACCAAAGAAGTGATGCATAATCAAAATTACAAAGCTGGTCACAATAAAAAAGGTCAGAATTACACGACTAAAAATAACCCTCATGTgaacaagcagcagcagaaaaagaaGCCGGAGGGGCAGAAAAATCACCATCAacagaaagatggatggaaaccTGCCAATAAAGGGGGAAGCCATCAGATGCAACCTTGGGGAAAAGGTGGAAGatacagacaaaataaaaatgacaagcAG GACGtccaagaaaaacataaaaggtCCATGTCCCAGGAGTTCAAGGACCAGAATGCCGTGTTGGTGGATGGGCGCTTAATTTGTCGTCATTTCCTTTGGGGAAGGTGCATCAAG GATGACGACTGCCAACTGGAACATGTTAAGGGACACAACAATCTCGTCAAAGAAGTGTGCAAGTTCTACGTTCAAGGACTTTGCACAAAGGGGGAGAGCTGCCCCTACATGCATG AGTCCTTTCCTTGCAAGTTCTTccacagaaaaggaaaatgttttcaAGGAGCAGATTGCAGGTTTTCCCACGAGCCACTTAATGACCTCACAAAACAACTGTTGCATGAG ATATTAAAACGTGATGATGACCTCTATgaactttcaaaaaaaaaagctgaacagGAGCCGCCAGGACAGCCAGAGAACACAGATGAGTCAGAAGTTACAGAAGCAAGTGGGACTTGCACTGATATACTCCTGCAACCACGCAG gCCTAACTTTTACAACAGCGGAGAAACAAATGCTGAGAAGGAAACCTTGTTATATCAGACTGAAAAGCTGGCTGATGTCATGGAGGAAGCTGATCCGCCAAGTGCATCAGATGCTGCCCAACCGTACACCCCCCCGTCAAGTAACCTTAAACACGAGGAGCCAGTTTGTTATTCAGTTGCAGCAGTGCTTGGACCTCAATTATTCAAACCTTTCCCTTGTTTCTTTACAACTCCAGAAAGTCAAGAATCTGGCAGTTCAGTCTCTGCAAACCCAAGCGAAGTTCCCTACTCTGTGGATGCTGTTCTCAGGTCTTGTAAATCAGTGGAAAATTCTACCTTTAGACGCACACCTGCCCCCCCTACTGCACAAAATGTGTTCTATACCCCAATAACTGACTTTGAACAGATCACTGTTCCTATGCTGAGCTCAGAAACCCAAGATGCGAAGTTCTTGCATTCGGTAAATGCTAGAAAGGAAGTGAACAATTCCCAGGAAAAAGTATTCAAGAGCCTGTCATCCCTCCAAGTGCACACCAGTCTGCTTTCAAAGAACTGCCCTAGTCCTAGTCTGGCCTCCAGGGATAACGAGACACAAGGTGGCAAAATGCCAGAATCAATTAAACCTGCTCAAAGAACTACTTATAAGGTCAAGTTGGAGTTGCTGCATTCTCCTGCCACTGGAGTAGATAAGTATGTGTTATCCAAAGGAGATATGAAAGGATGCATGCACGTACCTTTGGATATGACATGCTCTGACACCTGTAAAAGTGAAGGTGTTCTTCCTTTTGTACGCACTAggcgcaaacacattttttcaagTCCAACATCTACTTCCAAAAATCCTACACAGTTGAGGCTCCATCTCCCTGTTCTGACATCTGACTCGGAAGCTTCAAAAAAGCCTTTTTCTCctattttacatttcacagaCTTTAAAGGTGGAGCTGCTGTTCCTGTTGAACCTGTCACCCGCTCCTTTAAGACAAGTGATTCTGCAAACTCTGCCAGTTGTCATTTTGTAGAAAAACAACCAACTAAGATCCACCTGCACTCCAAAAAGACACAATCTGGCCTCAACCATGACACACAACAACCGAATTCAACTGAAATCCCAGCCGagtgcagcagtaaaacagcaCACGATTTGGCAGTCGGATGTAAAAAGACCCGTAAAACACCCTTTAATAACCTTTTCGCAAGTCCCATTACTGACACTCTGCAGCCCGTAGACAATTCTGTACCAAGTTCTTCTTGTCCTCGAGGCTTCATTCAATCTTCCTGTCCTGCTCCACAGCCTGCAGGTTGCAGGAGTAATTGTGTTAAAAGGGCAGTTGAACCTGACAAAGCCCCTGACAGGTCCTTCCTCAGCTTTTTTGCTGCCGCTCTCAGTGCTCCTCCTCTCCAAAGCATCCAAACTCAACCAGATTATTCAAGGACTTCCTCCTGCTCTCAACAGTCAAAGCAGTCCGTTGATAATGCATCTCATTTATCAAACTCCAAACCAAGTACTTCTGATTTAGAGACACCTCTTCAACACCAGGTTAATACGGTCAAAGAAATATATTGTGCGACAAGATCCGCCTGTTTCTCTCCTAATCCTAAAATAGAAAATTATGACAGCTCAACGGAGCACATAAAAAAACCTACAAAGCAGATGCTGAATCCCGTCTGTAGCCTTGATTCTCTCGGTGAGACATCTACCAGTCCAACTCCTTGTGGTAACAGTCCTTCTACAACCGGTGCTCATCAGCAGCTGCCATACATCGCATCCGACAAAG AAGCAGACACTGTAAACAATTCAGTTCTGAAGACACTCTTCCTGTGCCTGGGCCCGTACCACCAGGATGGAGAGCAACAGGGCAGTATTCAGATCAGTGTCACTTCAG